The nucleotide window GGGGTTCGTAACATTTCGAATTGAATATACTAAATTCGAAATATAATTCAAGCGAAATTACCGAAACACCCCAAGTCATAATGACCAGTCGATTCAATATCGGAGAATCCTGGGTTAATATTCAGTAAGGGCGCCTAATTTCGTATATTTTATCTTTATAGCGCGGCCCGCATCCGGCGGTCTCGGCTTCGACCCGGAAAAAGCCATGTCGGGATGGGGAGATTCGAACTCCCGGCTTCTGCGTCCCGAACGCAGCGCGCTACCTGGCTGCGCTACATCCCGATATAACCTTCCCGGTATTTACTTCCGGCGTGGCATTATTTTTCAATCGTTTTTTTACATACTCGCGTAAATTTAGCCGCATGTCCGGACCGGTACCTTGCACCTCTGCCGTGGCTTTATGCAAAAAGGAGTGAGAAAATGATGAATAATCCGGATAAATGTTAAATATTAAAATAATGCATATAATATATTTACTATATTCAGCCTCCGGGAGGCCAAAAATTACTTGCCATATTTGGACCGGGCTGACTGAATACCGCAATGGCACCGGCGTCAGGTGAGGTACTGAATGGAATGCAATACCACGTTGCATATCGGTCAGAAGGGTGCATCTATTACTGATTCTTGAAAATCGATAAAAGCTTACAATCAATGAAATGGGCGCTATCGGTGAAGTACGATGGTGGAGAGTTTTGTCTTTTCGCTTAACCGCGTTTCCGCGGTTTTAATTCGCCGGCGGTTGGAAAGATCAGGAGCGGAAACTAATGAAGAATGGCGGCGATTCGGGGATCATCACCTCGAACATATATGACGGCGAGATATACAACAGGCTCAACCCGGTTGTCGAAAAGATCGCGGGAGTGCTTTTTCGCAACGTTGATTTCGACGCCGAGAGCCTAAAGACGCTCCGGGACTGCTCGTCCGAGAAGCGCCATATCGTCTATGCCTCCTTCCACAGCTCCAACATCTCGCTTCTCATCCTTTACAATCTGCTGAAGCGGCACGGCTTCGAACCGCCGGTATTTTCACTCGAATACAATCCTTTCATGTTGCAGACGGTATCGTTCGTCTGGAAGCGCATCGTCAAGCTCTTCGACCAGGTTGTGTTGAGGCGTAAATATAAGTTTGTCCTCGACACCGATCATGTCAGGGAGCTCATCCTCGGCGGGAAGGGTATAATCCTTTCACTCATGTCGCGGCGTTTTTTTATCAAGAGGTACATGGAGATCAAGTACGATTCGATCCTGCACCTGATCGAGGTGCAGAAGCGGATAGATACCCCCATATACCTTCTCCCGCAGATGATCTTCTGGAACCGCAACCCCGAGCGGACCGGAGGCAAGAACGTCATATGGACTTCCCACCGCGACATTCTAACGTCGAAGGCGACCGGGGACAAGGGGCTTATCTCGGGATGGATAGCGACCCTCAAGAGCACATCGCCAGCGTACGTTCGCATAACGAAGCCCGTCAGCCTGCGGGAAGAGATTGAGGCGTCGAAGTCCGATGATTCGCGGCAGATCGCCATCGAGGTCCGCAACAAGCTTCTCGGCATCTATCATCACGAAAAACGGACCACCCTGGGCCCTGTGATTAAGTCCCATCAGGAAATGATGGAGAAGGTGCTCTATCACAAAAACGTGCTCGATGAGATCGCCCGGCTGGTGCGCGAGGACGGGGCCTCCGAACGCAAGCTGCGGAAAAAGGCGTACAAGTATTACCGCGAGATAGCCGCGGACTATTCACAGGTGTATATAAGCTATTTCGCCAAATCGGTGGGCGTGATGCTCCGAAAGATATTCGACGGGATAACGTACGACCCGGAGTCCATAAAGATGCTCCGCGAGGCCGCCCAGAAGGGGCCGCTTGTTTTCACCCCGTGCCACAAGAGCCATATGGATTATCTCATCATCTCGTTCATTCTGTTCATGAACAACATGTTCCCCCCGCATATCGCGGCCGGGGTAAATTTAAGTTTCTGGCCGATGGGCGTGATTTTCAGGCATTCCGGCGCGTTTTTTCTGCGCCGCTCGTTCAAGGGATTGAAGCTCTATCCGGTCGTATTCAGGCAGTATGTCAAGACCCTCGTTTCCGAGGGTTACAGCATCGAGTTCTTCATAGAGGGCGGCCGCACCAGAACCGGCAAGCTTGCGCTGCCCAAGCTCGGTTTTCTGAACTACCTGATGGAAGCGATCGACGAGGGCTACAACACCGATCTCATGTTCGTTCCGGTGGCGATCAATTACGACCGCATTCTCGAGGAGCAGAGCTATGTCGCCGAGGTGAAGGGGCGCGAGAAGGAAACCGAATCAGTGTCGGCGATGGTGGAGAGCCGGAAGCTTTTAAAGAGGAAATACGGCAGGGTATACGTCACTTTCAATAAGCCGTTCAGCGTCAATGAGATAAGGGATAGCGGCGTCGAGAAGGAGCGCGTTCCTCTCGAGGTGGCGAATACGGTTATACGGCGCATCAACGAGGTTACCGTCGTCACACCGTTCGCGCTCACCACCACGGCGGTGCTGATTTCCTCGGTTAAGGGCTTCTCGCGGCAAATGCTCGTTGAGAGGATCCTGTGTATCCACCGATACCTTTCGGCGGCGGAAATTCTGATGTCCGAATCGCTGCACAATCTCTCGAACCTCGACGAAATAGTTGATTATGTTCTGAGCGCCTATATGGAGGACCGGATTGTGGAGGAGCTGCGCGTAGAGGGCAGCAGGAAGAAAGAAGTGGTGAAGGATTTTTACCTGCTGAGGGAAGACAACAGGGCCCGAATCGTTTTCTATAAAAACAGCATCATCCACTACCTTGTGCCGCTCTGCATTGCCTCGGCCGCGATTCTGACCTCGCGGAAGAAAGGCGACACGGGACATGCCGCGCTGAAGAAAGAATGCGAAACGCTCAGGCATCTTTTCTCCCACGAGTTCATCCTCCCCGTCGTTGAAGAGGACGGCCTTCCGTTCGACCGCAAAGTCTATGATCATATCCGCGCGGAAAGCATAGTCGCTGAAGAGGGCGGCGCGCTCACCATCGTTGATGACGGGGCGGAGACACTCAGGTATCACGCCAAGATCATACAGGAGTATTTTGAGTCATACCTCGTTGTGTTGCATACGGTACTGAACCAGCGCGTGCGGAAGCTTGGCAGGAAGGACCTCGTCGCCGATGTCAGGAAAAGCGGCGTACGGTTGTACCATACCGGCGAAATGCGACTCTCCGAATCGCTTTCAATGCCGAACTACGAAAGCGCCATTCGCAGTCTCGTCGACGACGGGATTCTCGTGCAGAAGGGCGCCGGTCAGAAAAATCCCGAGATAAGCATGGTCGACAAGGACCGCGCCCTCGAGCGGTATGGCACGGTGAAATCGTGTCTTGAGGTCATCGCATAACGGTAATGGTTCAGAATTCCCCGTTGGCGGACGCGTATTCCCCGAGCTCCACCCGCAGCAAGTTTCTCTTTTCTTTCAGCTGCTTGCCTGCATAAGTGTCACTTACCCGCAGGGGCGTTTCGAAGGTGTCGATTGTCTCCACCATGAGCCTGACCGGCTCCCGCTTCACCCTTGCTTCCCTGATTTCCTGCGACGTGGGAAGGATGATCGCGTAGATTGAGTAGGGCGTGTGGATGAGCGCGTGCCCGCGGCTGAGGTACGCGTCTGCGAAGCCGCCGTCGATGTTTATGGCGCGCCCGTCGGCCGAGGCGATCTTTTCACCTTTCTTAAAATCGACGGGAGTGTGGCCGTAGACGATGCGCCGGACGTCGAACTCGCGCATGATCATGTCCATAAAATCCGGTCTCTTGAGGTTCTCGCCCCAGTAGAGGAGCTTCTCCTTGTGGGTCGCCTTGTCGGAGAAAAAGTACCGCTCGAAAGTCTTCATCGCGTCCTTGCCGAAGAAGGGCGACTTCGGTCCGCACCAGAGGTAGAACATTATCGCAAGGTCGCGTTCATCCTGCTCCTTCCCTTGAAAATAATTCACACCGATGTTATTGATCATATTTTGGAGATAATCGAAGAGCTCTTTTCCCCGGCGGCCCAGAAACTCCTCGAACCTGCCGTCGGCCGTACTGGGTATCAGTGCGTGTATGTTGAGGATGTAGTTGTTGATATGATACATGCTTCCCCGGTCGAAGAAGAAGCGCATGATTGACTTGAGGCGCTCGCTGTTGGTGAACTGGCGCGCGAGGTCGTCGATTACCGCCGCCTCTTCCGCGCTGAGCCGAGGAGGGTTGTCGAGGTCAAGGGTGGGGAAATGCGTGTCGGTCAGGCCGCCGGTATGTCTTTTCCTTATCATGTCCGCCAGCCTGTCCAGCCAGAGGCGCGACTCCATGGCGAGGTCGGGATTGGCGCGGATGGTCTTTTCCTCCAGTTTGAACTGGATCATCGCGAGCGTCTTTTCAAGCTTGCGCGTGGACTCCTTTTTGGCCTTGAAGCTTCCTCCGACGTCGTCCGGATACAGGCGTTGTGCGAATTCCACCAGCTTCGACAGATCGATCCCGAGGCGCCCGATGAAATCCAGATTGTCGTAGCGTACGCTTATGCGCAACGCTTCCGCGATCATCGAACGGTTGCCGGCCGCGGCGCCCATCCACAATATGTCGTGGTTACCCCATACCAGCTTGACATACGGGCGTATCTCGCGGCTGTTGAGAATGCGCACGATCTTGTCGGGCTCGTCGCCGCGGTCGAATATGTCGCCCAGGACGATCAGGTTTCCCAATATCACCTGTTTCACGATCTTGCACAGCGCGGATATCACCCGGTCGGCGATAAGCCGGTTTTCGTAAACGATATTGGGTACGGGGAAGTTGAGTATGAGGTTTTCGAGGACCAGCTTGAGATCCCTGTTGATATTGTTTCGTATCTGGTCGAAGTCTCCAGCATTCTGGACGCGGTACTGGATTATCTTGACCAGCGATGATATGACGTCCTGACGCTCCATAGCGTAGGTCTCGGCCCGGAAATATTTTTCCTTGCGGATTATTCTTCCGAGGTACTCAATTTTTTCGTTGGAGAAGGTCTTGGGGAGCGCCTCGTAACAGATGCGCCAGACCACTCCGAATCGTCCCTTGAGGATCGACACGAAGCGGTCGCCGGCGCCGTGCGGGTCGCTGATCCACATGGTTACGTCGATGAAGGAATCGAGCCTGGTTTCTATCTCGGTGAGTTCGCGGATGATATCGTGCATCCGGGCGATGTTTTTCCCGGCCGGTACGGAGCGAGTGGGCATTGCATCCTCCGCAAAATAATGGTAGGGTTTTCGCTAAACCCGGGAGTTTCCGCCACGTGCCCGCCGACGGCGGGAGTAAGCCCCCGGGTGCCCGGGGTGAACTAAAAGTCGGATTTGTTCGCGAATACGCGGTGCTCTGACGACGTTTTACATGATCTTTCCGTCGACATCGTCGATATCGATGTTCTCGAGCATCTCTTTGAGCGTATCCGCGTCATATTTATGAGCGGCCCTGTCCAGACCCATCGAAAGTCCGAAGACCTTTTTTCTGACAAACATCGGCGATTTGGTCCGAAGCGCGAGCGCGATGGCGTCGCTGGGCCTGCTGTCGATCTCGATTCGCTCTCCTTTCCTCTCGAGCAGTATCTTGGCGTAGAATATATTCTCGCGTAAATCGTCCACCACGATGGACTCCACCCGCCAGGCGAGCCGGTTTATGATGCTTGCCAGCAGGTCGTGAGTGAGCGGCCTCACCGGCTTTTTGCCTTCGATTTCAATGGCTATGAGGCTTGCCTCGAGCGGGGCGACGAGTATCGGCAGAACATCCCCCGAATCCCTGTCTTGAAGAAGGACCACGGGAGAGCCCGAGTTCTGATCGAGAAAGACGTTGATCACGTCGACCCTGCATAGCGACATCATGGCTCCTTCCTTGCCGGGACATGCCGACCCTGCAAATAAAATATGACCTGGCCGTGGAAAGAGCAAGTAATTTAAGCCGCGCGCCGGCGTTATATCTCGAGATAATCGCGTTTATTGATGAAAGCGACGATGAGCTCGCCGGCCTTTTCGCTGTGCGTTTCCTTGTTGCTCGCAAGCTCCCGGTACGACGCGCGCGGGAGCGCCCCGACCATTTTCCTCAGAGCCTCGTTACCGTGCAGCTTGTCGAGCGCGGCTCCCACGACGAGGACCGGCGTCGATACGGCGGGAAGTATGTGCCATATCGAATAGTTTCGGATCGCGATCGCGTTGTATTTAAGCTTGTATGGGTCGGCCGCGTCCAGTGTGGCCTCGTATTTTTTGACCTGTTCCTGCTCGTTTTTCTTGTCCAGCCTGAAGTTGCGCAGGTACCATTTTATGATTGGCTTTA belongs to Spirochaetota bacterium and includes:
- a CDS encoding 1-acyl-sn-glycerol-3-phosphate acyltransferase: MKNGGDSGIITSNIYDGEIYNRLNPVVEKIAGVLFRNVDFDAESLKTLRDCSSEKRHIVYASFHSSNISLLILYNLLKRHGFEPPVFSLEYNPFMLQTVSFVWKRIVKLFDQVVLRRKYKFVLDTDHVRELILGGKGIILSLMSRRFFIKRYMEIKYDSILHLIEVQKRIDTPIYLLPQMIFWNRNPERTGGKNVIWTSHRDILTSKATGDKGLISGWIATLKSTSPAYVRITKPVSLREEIEASKSDDSRQIAIEVRNKLLGIYHHEKRTTLGPVIKSHQEMMEKVLYHKNVLDEIARLVREDGASERKLRKKAYKYYREIAADYSQVYISYFAKSVGVMLRKIFDGITYDPESIKMLREAAQKGPLVFTPCHKSHMDYLIISFILFMNNMFPPHIAAGVNLSFWPMGVIFRHSGAFFLRRSFKGLKLYPVVFRQYVKTLVSEGYSIEFFIEGGRTRTGKLALPKLGFLNYLMEAIDEGYNTDLMFVPVAINYDRILEEQSYVAEVKGREKETESVSAMVESRKLLKRKYGRVYVTFNKPFSVNEIRDSGVEKERVPLEVANTVIRRINEVTVVTPFALTTTAVLISSVKGFSRQMLVERILCIHRYLSAAEILMSESLHNLSNLDEIVDYVLSAYMEDRIVEELRVEGSRKKEVVKDFYLLREDNRARIVFYKNSIIHYLVPLCIASAAILTSRKKGDTGHAALKKECETLRHLFSHEFILPVVEEDGLPFDRKVYDHIRAESIVAEEGGALTIVDDGAETLRYHAKIIQEYFESYLVVLHTVLNQRVRKLGRKDLVADVRKSGVRLYHTGEMRLSESLSMPNYESAIRSLVDDGILVQKGAGQKNPEISMVDKDRALERYGTVKSCLEVIA
- a CDS encoding fructose-bisphosphatase class III, encoding MPTRSVPAGKNIARMHDIIRELTEIETRLDSFIDVTMWISDPHGAGDRFVSILKGRFGVVWRICYEALPKTFSNEKIEYLGRIIRKEKYFRAETYAMERQDVISSLVKIIQYRVQNAGDFDQIRNNINRDLKLVLENLILNFPVPNIVYENRLIADRVISALCKIVKQVILGNLIVLGDIFDRGDEPDKIVRILNSREIRPYVKLVWGNHDILWMGAAAGNRSMIAEALRISVRYDNLDFIGRLGIDLSKLVEFAQRLYPDDVGGSFKAKKESTRKLEKTLAMIQFKLEEKTIRANPDLAMESRLWLDRLADMIRKRHTGGLTDTHFPTLDLDNPPRLSAEEAAVIDDLARQFTNSERLKSIMRFFFDRGSMYHINNYILNIHALIPSTADGRFEEFLGRRGKELFDYLQNMINNIGVNYFQGKEQDERDLAIMFYLWCGPKSPFFGKDAMKTFERYFFSDKATHKEKLLYWGENLKRPDFMDMIMREFDVRRIVYGHTPVDFKKGEKIASADGRAINIDGGFADAYLSRGHALIHTPYSIYAIILPTSQEIREARVKREPVRLMVETIDTFETPLRVSDTYAGKQLKEKRNLLRVELGEYASANGEF
- a CDS encoding bifunctional nuclease family protein, whose protein sequence is MMSLCRVDVINVFLDQNSGSPVVLLQDRDSGDVLPILVAPLEASLIAIEIEGKKPVRPLTHDLLASIINRLAWRVESIVVDDLRENIFYAKILLERKGERIEIDSRPSDAIALALRTKSPMFVRKKVFGLSMGLDRAAHKYDADTLKEMLENIDIDDVDGKIM